A single Longimicrobium sp. DNA region contains:
- a CDS encoding NB-ARC domain-containing protein: AAEASRRMLRQSALYVGIFAHRYGYREPGHECGIAEEEFEYAGELGIERLCFVVDPGFPWPPESIDYATQDRLCEFKQRVRQAGYSAAFTTVDDFRAKLAEALAARRTTTNVGTSSVPASTVRGAPAAESVAVHLAPPAPPLLIGRQADQQRLIARLGIPVGPPRAVTVIRGWPGVGKTTVVAALAHDSRVASRFEGVLWASLGEAGSALSELGGWLRELGDGTAPPPDSIDAAVAGVKARLARRRFLLIVDDVWEAESAAAFKRAAAGSPVLFTTRFRDVAREVAPTPDDEYRLEQLDDERGFELFRQLAPTVSRDHEAESRQLITALEGLPLALRVAGRLLEAEIQLGWGLAELFAEVASGTTLLDERAPDDRWDPATGVIPTVGLLLQKSSDRLDPETRERFALLGAFAPKPATFNLPAMAFVWEVDDARPTARALADRGLLEPILGTDRFQMHAVLVLHARSLLTDDEEE; encoded by the coding sequence CGCAGCCGAGGCGAGCCGGCGGATGCTTCGCCAATCGGCGCTGTACGTCGGCATTTTTGCGCATCGTTACGGCTACCGGGAGCCGGGCCACGAGTGCGGGATCGCGGAGGAGGAGTTCGAATACGCGGGAGAGTTGGGGATCGAGCGGCTTTGCTTTGTTGTAGATCCCGGGTTTCCCTGGCCGCCGGAGAGCATTGACTACGCCACTCAGGACCGTCTGTGTGAGTTCAAGCAGCGGGTGCGCCAAGCGGGATACAGCGCGGCGTTCACAACGGTGGACGACTTCCGCGCAAAGCTGGCGGAGGCGCTTGCCGCGCGCCGCACCACGACCAACGTCGGGACATCCTCTGTACCCGCGTCCACCGTGCGCGGGGCGCCGGCCGCCGAGTCCGTCGCCGTGCACCTGGCGCCTCCGGCTCCACCTCTGCTCATTGGCCGCCAAGCGGACCAGCAGCGGTTGATCGCGCGACTGGGCATTCCAGTCGGCCCCCCGCGCGCCGTAACGGTCATCCGCGGCTGGCCGGGCGTGGGCAAGACCACCGTGGTCGCGGCGCTGGCGCATGACTCGCGGGTAGCGTCGCGGTTCGAGGGTGTTCTCTGGGCCTCGCTCGGCGAGGCGGGCAGCGCGCTTTCCGAACTGGGCGGCTGGCTGCGCGAGCTTGGCGACGGGACCGCCCCCCCGCCGGATTCCATCGATGCCGCTGTGGCGGGGGTCAAGGCGCGGCTCGCGCGGCGACGCTTTCTGCTGATCGTCGATGATGTGTGGGAGGCGGAGTCCGCCGCCGCCTTCAAGCGCGCCGCTGCGGGATCTCCCGTGCTTTTCACCACCCGCTTCCGCGATGTGGCGCGCGAAGTGGCCCCCACACCCGACGACGAGTACCGCCTGGAGCAACTGGACGACGAGCGGGGCTTCGAACTATTTCGCCAGCTGGCGCCCACTGTGTCCCGTGATCACGAGGCGGAATCGCGGCAACTGATCACCGCTCTCGAGGGGCTGCCCCTCGCGCTTCGTGTTGCGGGTCGGCTGCTGGAGGCCGAGATCCAGCTGGGTTGGGGCCTTGCAGAACTGTTCGCGGAGGTCGCCAGCGGCACTACGCTGCTCGATGAGAGGGCGCCCGATGACCGCTGGGACCCGGCCACAGGGGTCATTCCCACAGTGGGGCTGCTTCTGCAGAAGAGCTCGGACCGGCTCGACCCCGAGACTCGCGAGCGCTTTGCCCTGCTGGGCGCCTTCGCTCCGAAGCCCGCCACGTTCAACCTTCCCGCCATGGCGTTCGTGTGGGAGGTGGATGACGCCCGGCCCACTGCGCGCGCCTTGGCCGACCGCGGGCTCCTTGAGCCGATCCTGGGTACCGACCGTTTTCAGATGCACGCTGTGCTCGTGCTGCACGCGCGCTCGTTGCTGACGGACGACGAGGAGGAGTGA